Proteins co-encoded in one Conger conger chromosome 4, fConCon1.1, whole genome shotgun sequence genomic window:
- the LOC133127155 gene encoding zinc finger protein 665-like, whose product MSFSQSNTLRIHQRTHTGERPYHCTQCGQTFRSKSCLTRHDRIHTGERPYPCPQCGKCFTSKSRLKTHQPVHTGERPYHCSHCGKSFRSKSCLTRHDRIHTGERPYPCPQCGRNFSCKTDLSVHQRVHTEERPYHCSQCEKSFKSKSYLMEHQQCHIQAHPNQCTQCGKTFSCKAYITVHQRVHTGERPYHCSQCKKSFRSISHLKAHQRTHTGERPYHCPQCGKNFSCKSHLTIHQRTHTGERPYHCSQCGKGFTSSTQFKHHQRIHTGERPYQCPVCGEHFNQPSSLRKHQRTHLGGRPYRCSQCGESCSQCGKSCSQCGKGCSQCGKSCSQSHRAAHRGIHTGQHQRVHAASYPFHCFQCGQGFGESQSLVLHQKTCAK is encoded by the coding sequence ATGAGCTTCAGTCAGTCAAATACTTTGAGAATACATCAGAGGACTCATACGGGAGAGCGCCCATACCACTGCACCCAGTGTGGGCAGACCTTCAGATCCAAATCATGCCTGACAAGACATGATCGAATCCATACAGGAGAGCGCCCCTACCCCTGCccccagtgtgggaagtgtttcaCATCAAAATCACGTCTGAAAACACACCAACCAGTGCATACTGGGGAGcgcccataccactgctcccactgTGGGAAGAGCTTCAGATCCAAATCATGCCTGACAAGACATGATCGAATTCATACAGGAGAGCGCCCCTACCCCTGCCCCCAGTGTGGGAGGAACTTCAGTTGTAAAACTGACCTGTCGGTACACCAGCGAGTTCATACAGAGGAGcggccataccactgctcccagtgtgagaAGAGCTTTAAAAGTAAATCTTATTTGATGGAACACCAGCAATGCCATATACAGGCGCACCCAAACCAGTgcacccagtgtgggaagaccTTCAGCTGTAAAGCATACATAACAGTACACCAGCGAGTTCATACTGGGGAACGCccgtaccactgctcccagtgtaaGAAGAGCTTTAGAAGTATATCTCACTTGAAGGCACACCAGCGGACTCATACCGGAGAGCGCCCATACCACTGcccccagtgtgggaagaactTCAGTTGTAAGTCACATTTGACAATACACCAGCGAACCCACACAGGAGAGCGCccgtaccactgctcccagtgtgggaagggcTTCACGTCCTCTACGCAATTTAAACATCATCAGCGAATTCACACAGGAGAGCGGCCGTACCAGTGCCCCGTGTGTGGGGAGCATTTCAATCAACCCAGCAGCCTGAGGAAACATCAGAGGACTCACTTAGGAGGACGCCCCTACcgctgctcccagtgtggggagagctgctcccagtgtgggaagagctgctcccagtgtgggaagggctgctcccagtgtgggaagagctgcTCCCAGAGCCACCGGGCGGCCCACCGGGGGATTCACACAGGGCAGCACCAGCGAGTTCACGCCGCGAGTTACCCCTTCCACTGCTTCCAGTGCGGACAGGGCTTTGGGGAATCGCAGAGTTTGGTTCTGCACCAGAAAACCTGTGCGAAATAG